The Leptotrichia sp. OH3620_COT-345 region AATCAGTTTCCCTTCTGTTGCTTCCTGTACTTCTTCAAATGTAAATACATTATTAAGCTCTACTACTTTAAATCCGTCTTTTACAGGCTTGAACACTCCCATTTCGGTAATAATAAGATCTACCTGTTCTTTAGCTGTCAACGGTAATGTACATTTTTTCAACAATTTATGTTTTCCTTTATTTGTATGCTGCATAGCTACCACAACTTGACGTGCTCCTACTACGAGATCCATTGCTCCTCCCATTCCTGGAACCATTTTTCCCGGTATAAGGTAACTGGCAATATTTCCTTCCTGATCTACTTCAAGAGCTCCCAACACTGTCAAGTCGACATGTCCTCCACGGATTATTCCAAAAGATGTGGCACTGTCAAAAAATGCTCCTCCGGATATAATTGACACAGGCTTTCCTCCTGCATTTACTATAAGATTTCCTTCCGCTTCAGCTGATGAACCGAGACCTATAAATCCGTTTTCTGACTGAAACGTAATATTCATTCCTTCAGGAACATGATTTGCCACTAAAGTCGGTAACCCTATTCCTAAATTTACCAGTGCACCGTCTGTTAATTCTTTTGATACACGTTTTGCTATATACGTCTGAATTTCTTCTTTACTTAATTCAATCATTATCTATTTCCTCCTTTAACAATATAATTTACAAAATTATGCGGAGTATTGACATCATTAGGATCCAATTCTCCCACAGGAACTATGTTTCTTGCTTCTACAATTGTCACTTTAGCGTTCATTGCCATAAGATTATTAAAATTATTCTCTGAACCTTTATAACGTAAATTTCCGTTTTCATCTACCGTATCTGCAAAAATCAAAGCTATATCTGCATAAAGAGGTAATTCCAACAAATACTCCTGACCGTTTATCACTTTTTTCTCTTTTCCTTTTTCAACTAATGTCCCTATTCCTGTAGGAGTGTAAAATCCTCCCAATCCGAAAGCACCGGTTCTTATTCTTTCAGCCAGTGTTCCTTGAGGTACTAAATCTATTTCAGTTTCTTTCTCATTCATTTGACGCCCGGCTTCAGGATTTAAACCTATATGTGAAGCTATTATTTTTTTAAACTGTTTTTTTGCAACCATTTTCCCTACTCCTCTGTCCGGAAATCCTGCATCATTACAGATTAAAGTCAAATTTTTCAATCCTGCTTCCGCTAAAACATCTATTATCCCTTCAGGTGAGCCATTTGCCATAAATCCTCCGACCAT contains the following coding sequences:
- a CDS encoding 3-oxoacid CoA-transferase subunit B; protein product: MELSKEEIQTYIAKRVSKELTDGALVNLGIGLPTLVANHVPEGMNITFQSENGFIGLGSSAEAEGNLIVNAGGKPVSIISGGAFFDSATSFGIIRGGHVDLTVLGALEVDQEGNIASYLIPGKMVPGMGGAMDLVVGARQVVVAMQHTNKGKHKLLKKCTLPLTAKEQVDLIITEMGVFKPVKDGFKVVELNNVFTFEEVQEATEGKLIP
- a CDS encoding CoA transferase subunit A — encoded protein: MKKIIKMEQVASLIPDGSTVMVGGFMANGSPEGIIDVLAEAGLKNLTLICNDAGFPDRGVGKMVAKKQFKKIIASHIGLNPEAGRQMNEKETEIDLVPQGTLAERIRTGAFGLGGFYTPTGIGTLVEKGKEKKVINGQEYLLELPLYADIALIFADTVDENGNLRYKGSENNFNNLMAMNAKVTIVEARNIVPVGELDPNDVNTPHNFVNYIVKGGNR